AAACATCAGACAACGATCGATCAAACCGGGCAAAGGGACAATGCTTCAACGGCATACGAACGGGCAAGAGCTGACAATGAAAAAGAAAGGGCGGATAGAGAAAGTCAACGAGCCGACCAAGAAAGAGAGAGGGTCGAACGTGCTGAAGAAGAAATCAGAAATCTACGAGGAATGTTATCGGTACGTACTTTTAGTAATTTCAGGCTACGTTTAGAATGTAAGACGTACATTTAAATTCCTTAGCAACGACGTCGTAAATAATAAATCGCGAATGATTGGATGGGCATCGACCAAAGAAAATTGACAGGTTTTACTAAGGTTTTGTTCAACTATacaatttttctcaattttccattgaaaatcGTCATGATTTTCATCGACTTCTTTTTCGACTACTGCCTTTGGAATTTTCCACAATGGggacattttcgaattttcggaCGTCCACTTTTCAATGTATAACAAAATGGTCATAAGTAATGGCCTGGTTCACATCAAGCGCTTTAAGACACTCACTTGGAAGAAATGTCATTTagcatttagaaaaatttcagGATTTGACTCATTCCAACGTCTTAACTTACGAGTCGGTAatccaattttaattgtttaattgtccgaagatatcgtcgaaaaacccTAAAACACTTATTCCCtataaacggaaaaaaaagaattttagaaatcgctgatttggcatctacggacaaccacaataggtttacccttactcagggagtccaattcgacatgttacaaacgtatgcgtaaacctataagaccccagtacttcgtacgggtctaaaaagatTTCGTACCAACGAATATCATCACGGTTTGAAAGATGTTCGGAACGAGAATCTTATACTTATTACGAAACGTTTCGACTTggaatcaaccataaaatcgaATTCGAAAAGTTTCGATCTTATGGGTCGGTCTCCACGACATAAATATGTAATTTAAAAGCATAACCAGACCATTTGATGACTTAGGCTCTGTCCTATTCATATTTAACTAAACTAAGGAAAACCACTCGtggaaatgttaaatttagtTCTTTATAGTCTTATGATATGATTGTGATTAGAGCCTTtagaataaaaagaaaacggaaaatttcaattggaaGGTGGTAATTAGTCCTGTAACTCTTTCAAGTTCTTTCAATGGGTCGTCGGTGGGTTAAATAAAACACCAAAATATTAAAGCAATGAAAAAACTATATAATTGTTCCAATGAGataaaaaagatattttcctccttttttcttttgtgtagttgttgttgttgctgttgttttgttattataGTTGGTTATATCAATAGATCCATCTCTCCAACTCTCTCTTTCTAatttgtatttgataagtATTATAATATAGACATAATTtgttgaacataataaatatgCCTCCTCATTAATCATTCACAAAATACAATGCAAAGCACAATTTCACCCACAgcttttctttcaatttattggTTCAACAGTAATTCATTTCGTAttgcaaatttgaatttttttttagagtttaatttttgttaattgttAATAGCTAACTattgtttctttttgttaCTTAGATATTTTAGAtagatattttgtttgaattataattttttgatcATTTCTTGTTTCGTCTTCCTTTCTTTGGTGTATGAAAAGCGattattttatatgaattaTTAGGGGAATTCACGCAGTCAAATGTAGAGAAATATACTCAGTATAATTCGTAAATCTAGTTAAAACTGTATAagtttgacagctgtcacctgaaaaaaaataattacgcGTCGGattttaatcaaacaaaatgcgaGTGTGTAGCGCGTGATCTCAGGAGTCCGGCAAGGTTTTTTAACCGGACTAATATCTgccgagcgataagactttgaaaaCACGAGGTGCTCGACATacgtaaaaaaacattttggcattttgtttgacgaTAATCCGTCGagtcaaaaatttgacagttgtcatttaAATACGATTtataccaacgcacttcaagcaaaagtgatcaaggttgacagctgtcaaatagagtactattttgtatgaaatggtcaTACTCATGCCTGATGTGTGTTgtttatactcgatatacgctATTAACTCGATATAGTGAAATAAAAACGCGAGACTTATCGTGTTTCCAAAGTCTAATCGCTCGATAAATATTcgtcaaattgaaaaactaattaccttgCCGGACCTCAGAGAACACGCGCTACACActcgcattttatttgatcaaaatccgtcgagtaagaaatgcaatttttttttcaggtgACAGTTGTCAAACTTATACAGATTTATAAGATGTACTAGAATCTATAGTATATCTGATATACAAAATATACTGAGcatatttttgtatatttgaCTTCGTGAATTCCCTTAATATAActtgatataattttttgttgttgttgtttttattttagtttttatataaatatattcatttgcattttatagtttatattttacgacaatattttgttgttgttgttgttttgtattGATGTttgattacaatttttcatttttgtttacctCTTAAGAATTATTtgattagaaaatatttgtttaagcTTTAATTATGTAAacaacagaaaagaaaatgatttgcATACTTTCAATATATACCACGAACTATaatatgcaaaaataattctttttttttcacttttttttttgtttataaagtATAAAGCACACATTTGTCATAATgataaaaaatttggatccAAAATGTTCGGTTGTCTTCTTCTCAATTGATTCAATTACCTGTTCTTTCActttcaaattatatttttaattttttttttacacttaTTTCATCGCGTCAAATTTGTTCTTCTTTCTTTAGCTACATAAAATTTCcttaaattaaaatacaaGAATATATTGTAGACAATAGATTAATAAAAGGCAGCAGAGTGGCGGTTTTTATCATTTAATTCacttaacattttgtttattttttttgtgtctaaAATGtctgtttttcatttaatcttaaatcaaaaacttttttgtacAATCATTTAAGCGAGGTGCATTTCAATCAAATAGCATTGTTTATTCGGAGATCAatcgacatttttaatttaatcgaTGAGGCTGGAAATTAAAGAATCAGGGTAATAGTGCACCttaaagaacttttttttagttaggTTTCACTTTATGACACTGGTACATACTGGCGTGAAATGTACTTTTCCTAattagtgttgaaatatcacGACTTCGTCACGTCTTTTCAACGTTGTTTTGGAAAGACGTTGTTGGTTGGTACCAACTTATGctaaatgaacttttttatgGAATTCAATTCCAGCACGAGCCGGAGCCGGAGGCGGAGaattttagcatgcgttaggaaaataactatttcgacACTGGAAAAATCGAGTTGATAAATGACTATATCTTCTTCTAATCGTGTTCGATACGCAAAACAAAAAAGGTGTTCTTTCCACGTGATCTATTTCCAAGCCAGCCTTCGGTTCAAATTAGAATCTAAATACTTAATGCAAAAGGCAGCCCATTTTTTGCTAAACAGACTGTTAGAAAAATCAAATACTTTGTCTGGTAATACTATGCATCTTgtagttttgattttttttctccttttaaACCtgctttaaaatttaatccgACTATTCTCTATAATTAACCAATCCAAAAGGATTCTCAAAATATTAATAGTTAAAATTCAGCTCAAACAAAAAGCATTTCAACGAAAGCAAAGCACCATAATAATCCTAAATTGTGTGAAACAAATATATAAGCAGATTGGACTaactttttgtataaatttacattaatGAGTTCACGATTTATGTTTAGAACGACTGAATcaagaatttaataaaaattgcgGACtgcaattgaatgaaatttatcaaatttacaCACCTCAAATGTCCCTACATGAAATTCTCTAGGACAGAAAATAGTTACGATCAATCCTATAGAGATTTAATAAATTGCTTCGGTGCGTTCGGCATGTAATACATAGCTCTAGGAGAAtgtgaaaagttttgtttttcttcctCTTATAACAGTTAACTTCtcattatttcattaattttcaactaaattttagattttcaactTTTGCCGGCTTTTGTTCTTACTTGTTCTTATCAGCGTGAGAATGTCTAACAATATATGTGATTTGGCTTTACAATAATATTCTCGCAAATACTGGcgctaaaacaaaaaaaaaattagggtATTTTATTGCGTGTGTGCATTTAGCTTTTCTAAAGCAGCAACACTTTCGTTTTCTGTTGTAAAGACTTATTTTATGTAATAGCTTTACACAAAATCCcttttttacaataatttttcaacagtTTCCAGGAGGAAAAGGTTAACTCTAGCTGAACCTACCGCTTCATTGAGTTATGCGCTTACCACTCGCTAACAGACATTACGTACCACATCAGAATTATTCGTTTTGCCATTGACTAAAAAGTAATAGTGAGCGGAGCGagttataaaaattttgtacggaaaatagttattttccagGGCTCATTAGTCAATTTTTTCAGGCCCTTAATTGCTCCAGCTCCCTGAGCTTAGCCCATTTCACCCATACGCTTTCTTTCGGCTCAGTTTATAATTTTCGCACTAGTCAGATCAAAAACTTGCAAATTAGGTGCGGCACGTAATCCACTAATGGTCTCATGATTccaccaattttattttactttttagaATTTAGCGCCACAGGTTTcaatattgtttttgttttaccaAAATGTTTGTCGCTGTCGCAGCATCCAAAGAGGATGCTCTGTAGCgcatatttttaattttttcatttccaaaATAATACTTAGTCATTTCCTATCCTTAGTTTggtctttttaaaaaaatgttactgTCTTTTCGGTCAATGCGTTTTGTGTCACTCTTATAAATGAGCGCTTTTCTTTGAGCAAAATATGATTATTTCTATAACGTCCATAAGCCAAAAGCTTTATAACATCAGACAAATGAATATATATATTGTGAATGGGTTAAGGTAATtatatgtgtatttatacttaTATTGTATTGCTTACTACAGtaattttacaaacaaattctgGCTAAAATTAAAGGATAAAAATtaatacaacaaaattttaattttcgagTGTAATTAGCTACGCTCTCCTGTTCTCATGATATAtcttaacattttctttttgaattcgATTAATTGATGATGGGCGAACGgttacattaaatttttgtttttttaaattattttattcatttaccAAAAGCGTTTATCTTGTTTTATAGTTATTAtaattgtgtttttgttgacaatttttgtttggttttttttttcatctcaaatgaaaaatcttaaattccCGCACGATGCATTTGAAAACTTAGTTTGAAACAAAACGAGAATGAACGAAACgggaaaccatttttttttgtttcattcaattaaCAACGGGGAAGatccaaaattaatttttgttttattttaattggacATTTCGCATTTTCCATCGTCCATACCTTCCATTTGTGTGGCCTTTGCTTTGTTTTGACGGACGATTTCAGCACGACGTTCCTGCGATGAagatgaaattttatattttaattggaattgaaACATAAATGGACAGTGTCCGTTGGACACGCGCGTGTTGTATGTTGGAAATTGTTcgttatttttattcatttgggACAGGGAGTAAACTATAGGCGGAATGTCTATCCatgcaattatttttcagctaATAAAATTAGGTCGAGCgcattgaataaaaaaaaatgtaaaagcgGTAGAGAcctatttcaaattttacgttTGTTCTTCGGTCAAGCTTGACAGTAAAACAGAAGAAagatttgaattaggtctatTTTACACTTTAAGCTTACAAATGTAGCATTTTTTTAACGACACCGTTGTCGCAGTGCGAacaaattttcgttatttgTCACCCATTCCCCTGTTCGAAATTTTCCAATATCTATCATAAAAGCCCCCCCACACTTGGCTTAGTGTGAACATCCTTTATAGATGGCCAATTGATGGTGAAgttttaaagatttttatgTTCTTTCAGTTATTGGGTTATCCTCAAAATCAGAATAAAGATCTGATTTCTCCCAAAAATGTAGATAATTTAGAGTAAAACTAGCACGTTTACGTATCATCTACAGCTGCAATTTTTTAACACAATTTACGAGATGACGTGTCATGACATAGATAAAACCAGAAAGTTAGCGGAACGAATacaccaaaattttacaaatccATGGAGTTTCGTTGTGGGAACTCCTTTCTTGGCTTAAAGTATTTAGTGCGAGTGTCCGATTTAGTCGAATTATCAAGCAGGCATATGATAAACGGACATGTTGAAAACAATGCGAATTGTTCACTCATCTAGGGCCATCACATGAGAATAAATAACACGACAAAACCACTGTGAATACGTAGATCGAATAAATGTTGTAGGAATCATGGGTATAAATGACGTGTCTAGTTCAATTACTtaatcagggcctattatttgtgaaatttgcgaaactgaatttcacaaatttcttcaactttcaccgaatttcgttaaatttcacataaTTTCGTCAAGTTTCATCTAATTTCGTTTTACTTCACtaaatttcgaatatttactaaaattttgcaattttcacaCATTTAGTATAATAGGTCATGTATTTagaaaatatcgtttttcgGATACAGCTCAATAAAATGGGTTGTGTAGGATGACTCCTTCCAACAAGATATAACATTGGGGATTTTTattctggaaaattctaaaacgaatttttgaatattttttatgaattttcagaattaaatttcccaatgaaaaatacaaaaacgaaagaaagaaactTGGTAATACATAGTTCGCGTCAATGGTTACTTTACTATAACGATGACAACTAAAAACGTACGAAAAAGGATCGTGctcaacaaaatcaataaataaaagggAAAACggcaaaacaaacaaaatgtttcaatcATCTCAAAACACCTACATGTTCACGTAATTTTTCAAGCTTCTTTCTAACTTCTTCTTCTCGCTTTTGCTCGGCCGCATACAGTTTGTTGTCGAAAATGTGTTtaatttccatacatttttcggTTTCCCGGATGTCGGCTGTTATTTTTACCTCGGCAAGTTTATTTATGTTCTGATAGATGACAATGATGGCACGGTGAAGTTGTTTAGTGATTAGATGTTGGGGGtgtaatattttatgtttatgatGAGGTTAGTCATTGTGGAAGCGACAGAAAGTTGgtaagaaaatatgaaaagataATTTTATGAATCATGCCTGAGATTGTTTTATGTACAGATTAACGGGcaagtctttttttttaaagcccCACCAAAGCCTAATTAATCAGAAATCATCTCCACAATAACAAATTCACAAAAAGTATCCCAATTTTCACAGAGAAAATTCTGGATTTTTTGCAGTGAATTCTATCGagtcaatttcaaaatttatgagGCAGAGTAACTGCATGCATGTGTATCAACTCACGTGTTCTTTTAGATGATTCAACATCTTTTTCATGTTCTCATCTCGAATGGCAGCAGCGACTTTATGTTTTTCATCTATCGCCACACGTTCCAATTCCTTTTGCTGTTCCAACAGAATCCGtttcttttcgatttcttcGGCATGAtcctaaaaatgaaaaaaataatataagtTTACTTTACTCGTTGACGCTCCGAATAGACTGTACacacttttaactttttcttcATATCACTCATTAAAGCATCCCGTTTCTCGACATGATACTCCATTTTCGCGTCTAGTGCCTCTTTCGTTTGATTTATAAACTCGATATTCAATTCGTCCTTCTTTCGGGCAATCTCTTCGATTTTACTCGCCTTTGCTGTCCAGTCAGCCATTTTCTTCGCTTCAAGTGACTGaaatttgttcatttaaaTTAGTTGAACGAATTCAGCCTCGGATCGGAGAATCGCATCATCACTTACAAGTCGACGTTCTTCGGCTTCCTTTAATTTCTTTGCGATTTCATCGTTCGATAAACTCTTATTCGCTTTCGTATTACTTCTAATTGTGACTGGGTTTATCACATTTCCCGTTGGCTCGGCTAAAATAACTTCGTAGCTCAAACCTcctttcgatttttcttggcatcTTATTTCGGTTGCTGGAAAAAAGAGAGTTTTATTGAATCATAGAAGAATAAAGCGACCGTCAATGGAAACAACTTGAAATAGTTCTCGATTCTAAGACTGCAGAGACCGATGAAAGACGAAGCTCTCACTCAATCTGGCCCTTAAAGCAAAGAAACTATGGACAAGGAATAGCCAATCAATTTATTCTCACTTATATTGCGCTAATATAAAAATGGGGgagtttacaaaaaatctgtCTCCCGGCTCCCGGGTTGatattagaccatacctgtatGAGGTGTATCATGTCAGAATCGTTATAATCCGCGTTGTTGATGTAGGATAAGTGCGTTAACACTGGGTGCAGGTGATCGAAATGTTgcgcaaaaattttaaatgcatAATTTAAAGAACATGAGAACGAGAAAGTGAGAAAGACACAAGGTCTGCgactgaaaacattttaaactttaaaagACTTTAGCAATTTGTCGACACGTTAAATAATAGCACCTAGTTCTGATGCCGAAGCAAGTACATTTAGTGAAAACTTAAAACTCGCTGTAAAGTAATGACACGATGAGAACGTTGAACACAATAGAAACACTATATGGATAAACATAGCGATATTAAAACACAATGGAATCGGTAACagttcttcatttttttaaactgtgAAATATGCTCTTTACGTTAGGAGAATCAAGTGGAATTGTGTTAAGTTTATAATTGACTACTACTGCATTCAACAACTCAAATGGGTTGAATGTATTTCATTATTTCAGTCGGtgaggtgcgggaaaaaaaagaaaagtaggaaaatatgaaGTTTTGATTGCCTCGccaataaatgttttgtttagtCCCGTCAATAACTTTCACTTGACAGGCAAAACAGGTAAAACaactcaaaacaaaaacactgtTCCGGGAGCTTGCCTTCAAACTTCGGTCGTTGTTTTGGAACGGGAAGCTTTGAGTCGCGACAGCGCTTATTCGCTCGAAAGTTAGGGCGGTCAAACCAGAGGTAAACAACAACctaaaaatcatatttttttatgggTCTCAAGAAAGTCGGCATGATTGCCTGTTTCCCGCTGTTTTCGGAAGGGAAACAGGGAAATACAAAGACtgtttcaaatgaaaggtattgtcaagacaaatcagaaaatttgagTTTCAGGAAAGTCTGTTTGTTCGATCAGTATCTACTGGCGAGAAAGTAAACAAAAGTGCAtaattttcctgttttttcGCACCTCCCACTGTAAGTTTAACTGTGTAAGCTTTCTACCGTATACATCGAATGTAAAGACATGGCTCTAAAAATAGGCTCCGTAAATACGCTAGGTTCTACTTACTTTTACATAAACAGCGGAtgcagaattttttcagaataatTTCCGCAGCTCAGCTGATTCAAAGTGGATAGGATTAGACTAGCATTATGTTGAAGATATCGATCAAGCAACATTTTAGCAtaaatgcaacaaaacaataaccGCTTTGCGGCATTGCATAATACACAAATAATATGCCAGCTTTCACGGAAAGAAAAGACTGTATTACACACATCGCGTGATTTTCTTCGATATGCCGAAAATTCGTAAACGTTTCATAGCCGAGTGAatataaaaacataatttttgttcctttttttattaaattattcaaaagaGCAAAACCGATATTGTAATGTAATTAATTCATTGCTGTTTTATGTCGATATTTAAGTGCCTTGGACAGCACATGAACTGTGTGTAAAATCAAGATCGATATTCATGGAAATGTAAACTCCAATAAGTCCTTAAACTTGATATAAAGTTACATTTCGAGTCCATTAATTGCATGACGCAAAACAATTGAGCAAACACAACACAGAAGAAAATATATACGAAAATTACGAAACGGCTAGGAAGGAATagaaaac
This genomic window from Bradysia coprophila strain Holo2 unplaced genomic scaffold, BU_Bcop_v1 contig_373, whole genome shotgun sequence contains:
- the LOC119081979 gene encoding axoneme-associated protein mst101(2) isoform X1, coding for MLIGLVRDSVMQCFCHTCRAPVLPAVGNRSALFKKPTKVRSIQPKATKKVKFITTEIRCQEKSKGGLSYEVILAEPTGNVINPVTIRSNTKANKSLSNDEIAKKLKEAEERRLSLEAKKMADWTAKASKIEEIARKKDELNIEFINQTKEALDAKMEYHVEKRDALMSDMKKKLKDHAEEIEKKRILLEQQKELERVAIDEKHKVAAAIRDENMKKMLNHLKEHNINKLAEVKITADIRETEKCMEIKHIFDNKLYAAEQKREEEVRKKLEKLREHERRAEIVRQNKAKATQMEGMDDGKCEMSN
- the LOC119081979 gene encoding axoneme-associated protein mst101(2) isoform X4, with the translated sequence MDIKCDEATEIRCQEKSKGGLSYEVILAEPTGNVINPVTIRSNTKANKSLSNDEIAKKLKEAEERRLSLEAKKMADWTAKASKIEEIARKKDELNIEFINQTKEALDAKMEYHVEKRDALMSDMKKKLKDHAEEIEKKRILLEQQKELERVAIDEKHKVAAAIRDENMKKMLNHLKEHERRAEIVRQNKAKATQMEGMDDGKCEMSN
- the LOC119081979 gene encoding axoneme-associated protein mst101(2) isoform X2 gives rise to the protein MDIKCDEATEIRCQEKSKGGLSYEVILAEPTGNVINPVTIRSNTKANKSLSNDEIAKKLKEAEERRLSLEAKKMADWTAKASKIEEIARKKDELNIEFINQTKEALDAKMEYHVEKRDALMSDMKKKLKDHAEEIEKKRILLEQQKELERVAIDEKHKVAAAIRDENMKKMLNHLKEHNINKLAEVKITADIRETEKCMEIKHIFDNKLYAAEQKREEEVRKKLEKLREHERRAEIVRQNKAKATQMEGMDDGKCEMSN
- the LOC119081979 gene encoding axoneme-associated protein mst101(2) isoform X3, whose protein sequence is MLIGLVRDSVMQCFCHTCRAPVLPAVGNRSALFKKPTKVRSIQPKATKKVKFITTEIRCQEKSKGGLSYEVILAEPTGNVINPVTIRSNTKANKSLSNDEIAKKLKEAEERRLSLEAKKMADWTAKASKIEEIARKKDELNIEFINQTKEALDAKMEYHVEKRDALMSDMKKKLKDHAEEIEKKRILLEQQKELERVAIDEKHKVAAAIRDENMKKMLNHLKEHERRAEIVRQNKAKATQMEGMDDGKCEMSN